One part of the Phycisphaeraceae bacterium genome encodes these proteins:
- a CDS encoding beta-lactamase family protein → MRTHLISFLTASLIVNCAHTFAQTTPAHDIAAQAHDRVAALVENQELVGTSAAIAIDGRIVWSEAFGWEDREADIPATLDTMYRWASISKPLTAVVAMQLANEGRLDLDADIRTVVPEFPEKPYTITSRQLLCHQGGIVHYSNGPVIHSRVNYNVSHPFEDVVVALDDFKESPLVAEPGTTYSYTTRGYMLLGAVCQKAANEPYWQLVHQRIVEPLHLTTLQPDYQWIDIDHSAVGYKKRGDDIVRSTDTDVSWKLPGGGFISTVEDLTGFGMGLCTNELLTDDLKSQMWTRQQTRDGKETGYGLGFSVTHWDMTLVVSHSGSQEKARTYLIVLPEENVVAAIMTNSEWANLGKATTDLAKFGLEHTTSDADTNR, encoded by the coding sequence ATGCGCACCCATCTTATCAGTTTTTTGACCGCATCGTTGATTGTCAACTGCGCACACACATTCGCGCAGACCACACCAGCGCACGACATCGCAGCACAAGCGCACGATCGTGTTGCTGCACTTGTTGAGAATCAGGAACTTGTTGGCACATCCGCAGCAATCGCGATTGACGGCAGGATCGTGTGGTCCGAAGCGTTCGGCTGGGAGGACCGCGAAGCTGATATACCAGCAACGCTGGACACCATGTATCGGTGGGCTTCTATCTCAAAGCCGCTGACAGCGGTTGTTGCAATGCAACTGGCAAACGAGGGCAGGCTTGACCTTGATGCCGATATTCGCACAGTCGTTCCTGAGTTTCCGGAAAAACCATACACGATCACATCACGCCAACTCCTCTGCCATCAGGGCGGGATTGTGCATTATTCCAACGGGCCAGTTATCCATTCCCGTGTAAACTACAACGTGTCGCATCCATTTGAGGATGTTGTCGTTGCACTCGACGACTTCAAGGAATCACCGCTCGTTGCAGAGCCCGGCACCACGTACTCGTACACAACACGCGGATACATGCTGCTCGGTGCGGTGTGCCAGAAAGCAGCAAATGAGCCGTACTGGCAACTCGTCCACCAGCGCATTGTGGAACCACTGCATCTCACCACACTCCAGCCCGACTATCAATGGATTGATATCGACCACAGCGCGGTTGGGTACAAAAAACGTGGCGACGACATCGTGCGATCAACCGACACGGATGTCAGTTGGAAACTTCCGGGAGGCGGATTCATTTCAACCGTGGAGGATCTGACTGGGTTCGGCATGGGGCTTTGCACCAATGAACTGCTTACCGATGATCTAAAATCACAGATGTGGACACGGCAGCAGACAAGGGATGGTAAAGAGACCGGGTACGGGCTTGGGTTCAGCGTGACACACTGGGACATGACACTTGTCGTTAGTCATTCCGGCTCGCAGGAAAAGGCCCGAACCTATCTCATCGTGTTGCCGGAAGAGAACGTTGTCGCAGCGATCATGACCAACAGCGAGTGGGCCAATCTTGGAAAAGCAACAACCGATCTTGCCAAGTTCGGACTGGAGCACACAACATCAGACGCGGACACGAACCGCTGA
- a CDS encoding gamma-glutamyl-gamma-aminobutyrate hydrolase family protein — MHRPRIGITCDIEAVPDSDQVRFAVRSNYADAVLSAGGDPVLLVPYADLVPAHISQCDGFVLTGGDDPAMEPFGVETDPRVTRVHPDRQQYETVLLQHLKDHHPDAPVLGVCLGMQMMALVDGGGLDQYMPDSMPKEHHWDAVHDVVPTEPLPHQMRDVFHTNMFPSGSVHSRHKQAVSRAGSLLVVASARDGVIEAVASPTRQFYLGVQWHPERTDNNELGLNLFQTFVSACESAVRVRV; from the coding sequence ATGCATCGACCGAGAATCGGAATTACATGTGATATCGAAGCTGTGCCGGATTCGGATCAGGTGCGGTTTGCAGTTCGGTCGAACTATGCTGATGCCGTGCTGAGTGCAGGCGGTGACCCTGTGCTGCTCGTTCCGTACGCAGATCTTGTTCCCGCACACATATCGCAATGCGACGGCTTTGTGCTGACGGGTGGCGACGATCCGGCAATGGAACCGTTCGGTGTCGAAACAGATCCCCGCGTAACACGGGTGCATCCCGATCGTCAGCAGTACGAGACGGTGCTCCTGCAACACCTCAAAGATCATCATCCGGACGCGCCGGTGCTTGGGGTTTGTCTTGGCATGCAGATGATGGCGCTTGTTGATGGTGGAGGACTGGATCAATACATGCCGGATTCGATGCCGAAGGAACATCACTGGGATGCAGTACACGATGTTGTTCCAACGGAACCGCTACCGCATCAGATGCGTGATGTGTTCCACACGAACATGTTTCCATCGGGCAGTGTTCACAGCAGACACAAGCAGGCGGTATCCAGAGCGGGGTCACTATTGGTTGTTGCGTCAGCGCGAGACGGTGTTATTGAGGCAGTTGCAAGTCCAACGCGTCAGTTCTATCTTGGCGTGCAATGGCACCCCGAGCGCACTGACAATAATGAGCTGGGGCTCAACTTGTTCCAGACGTTCGTGAGCGCGTGCGAATCAGCGGTTCGTGTCCGCGTCTGA
- the tadA gene encoding Flp pilus assembly complex ATPase component TadA, with protein sequence MANAIMERKRRLRLQKVAALYLKPKDFQGKLVPLGTEPITIGRHPENALRVPDDRASRYHCVIEPDGSGGVVLRDLSSRNGTKVNNIKVDRVLLSAGDVVKVGVHEWIVFGGYESSGLEDFDDVLDITKIKPTKFDAALQWELAMTDLAATLAPRGQLEKPLQLIDASGKQSDGLFGRAIGPRALTLLLQTASKSHATDIHIEPKMDDVQVRMRVDGMMVPIVDLPKQVASLVLGMVKAACHVNETARDAVIDGHFSVTFPDRRVEYRASFTPSVHGQKLVLRVLDRRDSPSSLDEIGIPPFMRQRLRDVCESDQGLLLCCGPTGSGKTTTLYNALREIDRSRRNVVTIEDPVEYQIEGVTQMPIDEHRGNSFHSLLRSVLRQDPDVILVGEIRDEETARTAMRAAMTGHVVFSTVHAKDTITSVFRLLDLNVEPFLVANALDIVLAQRLVRVLCDNCKREIPYTAGESSRMGRFTKGKGSHFIATGCPNCLRTGYRGRRALYEMLDVTDDLRDVILNQPSIAALRKVIETGVFHSLQQSGWSMMADGITTLEEVNRVTGQS encoded by the coding sequence GTGGCAAATGCGATAATGGAAAGAAAACGGAGATTACGTTTGCAGAAGGTTGCTGCGCTTTATCTCAAACCCAAGGATTTTCAGGGGAAACTGGTACCGCTCGGCACCGAGCCAATCACAATTGGCAGACACCCTGAAAATGCGCTGCGAGTTCCGGATGATCGAGCAAGTCGGTACCACTGTGTGATTGAGCCCGATGGAAGTGGTGGCGTTGTTCTGCGAGACCTTTCCAGTCGCAACGGGACAAAGGTGAACAACATCAAGGTCGATCGTGTCCTGCTCTCGGCGGGAGACGTGGTCAAGGTTGGCGTCCATGAGTGGATCGTCTTTGGTGGCTATGAATCTTCCGGTCTGGAAGACTTCGATGATGTGCTTGATATTACCAAGATCAAGCCGACAAAGTTCGATGCTGCGCTGCAGTGGGAACTTGCGATGACAGATCTCGCAGCCACACTTGCGCCACGAGGGCAACTCGAAAAACCATTGCAACTTATTGATGCGTCGGGTAAGCAGAGCGATGGGCTCTTCGGCCGTGCCATCGGACCACGTGCGCTGACACTGCTGCTGCAAACCGCGTCGAAGTCGCACGCGACTGATATTCACATTGAGCCCAAGATGGATGACGTGCAGGTACGTATGCGCGTGGATGGCATGATGGTACCGATTGTGGATCTGCCGAAGCAGGTTGCGTCGCTCGTACTGGGAATGGTAAAAGCGGCCTGCCATGTCAATGAGACTGCCCGTGACGCGGTGATCGACGGTCACTTTTCTGTGACGTTTCCAGATCGACGGGTGGAGTATCGTGCAAGTTTTACGCCGAGTGTCCACGGACAAAAGCTCGTGCTCCGAGTACTTGATCGTCGCGATTCGCCATCAAGTCTTGATGAGATCGGTATCCCCCCGTTCATGCGTCAGCGCTTACGCGATGTCTGCGAGTCAGATCAGGGATTGCTTCTGTGTTGCGGTCCGACGGGGTCGGGTAAGACGACAACACTGTACAACGCGTTACGCGAGATTGATCGTTCACGGCGCAACGTTGTCACGATCGAGGATCCGGTCGAGTACCAGATCGAAGGCGTGACACAGATGCCGATTGATGAACATCGGGGGAACAGCTTCCATAGCTTGCTGCGAAGTGTGCTGAGACAGGATCCTGATGTGATTCTTGTTGGTGAGATCCGCGATGAGGAAACTGCGCGCACAGCGATGCGTGCCGCTATGACTGGCCACGTCGTGTTCTCAACTGTCCATGCCAAGGACACGATCACGAGCGTGTTCAGACTGCTCGACCTGAATGTCGAACCATTCCTCGTTGCAAATGCGCTGGATATTGTGCTGGCGCAACGTCTGGTGCGCGTGCTGTGTGACAACTGCAAGCGTGAAATCCCTTACACAGCAGGTGAATCGAGCAGGATGGGACGGTTTACCAAGGGCAAAGGCTCGCACTTCATTGCGACGGGATGCCCGAACTGTCTTCGCACGGGGTATCGGGGACGACGGGCACTATACGAGATGCTCGATGTGACAGATGATCTCCGCGATGTGATCCTGAACCAGCCATCCATTGCCGCATTGCGAAAGGTGATTGAGACGGGTGTGTTCCACTCACTCCAGCAGTCAGGCTGGTCGATGATGGCCGACGGAATCACGACGCTGGAAGAGGTGAATCGTGTCACGGGCCAGTCATAA
- a CDS encoding RNA polymerase sigma factor codes for MSRAQSRDQGAADFLLMQRVAESDREAVSELYERFGSLVFRMSLQTMPTRQEAEDAVQEIFVRLWRTADRYDNTKAALVTWIMLISRRHLVDKLRRRRARIRPSSLDESMSGALQEQQFNVGTLEKDERYRAIWDRISTLPELQQTVVIRAYLGGQTLRQISFELGVPIGTIKSALSRALVRLRQLASEEADSGQSNGEGVEPKATGSE; via the coding sequence ATGTCCAGGGCACAGAGTCGAGATCAGGGAGCAGCAGACTTCCTTTTGATGCAGCGTGTTGCAGAAAGCGACCGTGAAGCTGTCTCTGAACTCTATGAACGCTTTGGATCGCTCGTTTTTCGTATGTCCCTCCAGACGATGCCCACCAGACAAGAAGCTGAAGACGCTGTGCAAGAGATATTTGTGCGTCTCTGGCGCACTGCTGACAGGTACGATAACACCAAAGCGGCACTCGTTACATGGATCATGCTCATAAGCCGCCGGCATCTGGTTGACAAGCTTCGACGCCGCAGAGCTCGTATTCGCCCGTCATCGCTTGATGAATCTATGTCTGGGGCGCTTCAGGAGCAGCAGTTCAACGTTGGAACTCTTGAAAAGGACGAACGTTATCGGGCTATATGGGATCGAATTTCAACACTGCCTGAGTTGCAGCAAACAGTTGTGATTCGAGCGTATTTGGGAGGCCAGACACTCAGGCAAATCAGCTTTGAGCTTGGCGTTCCCATCGGCACGATAAAAAGTGCTTTAAGCCGAGCACTCGTGCGCCTGCGTCAGCTTGCCTCAGAAGAGGCAGATTCTGGTCAATCAAACGGAGAGGGAGTGGAACCAAAGGCAACGGGAAGCGAATAA